In a single window of the Ooceraea biroi isolate clonal line C1 chromosome 8, Obir_v5.4, whole genome shotgun sequence genome:
- the LOC113562469 gene encoding histone-lysine N-methyltransferase SETMAR-like: MSVSKEVIRSCLLYEFKLGSNAAEAARKICSAFGQVSVSERTARKWFSRFASEDVSLEDKPRAGHPSSVDEATLKEVIEQNLCQTCQGLAQRFGVCDETIRLHLHNLGKTWKLSKWVPHSLTEGKLQRLTIYASLLSRHKKASFLERILTCDEKWVLYDNRKRKHHWSSPGSVSLTAKPTIHQQKVMLCVWWTSAGIIHYEFLDSGTTITAEVYSSQLQRVSDALRQKQPALVNRKGVLLLQDNARPHTAKTTKEVINTLGWELLPHPPYSPDISPSDYHLFLAMDNHLRDQQFRNRQDVTQAIDRFYDSKDKKFFKHGIDKLVTRWQHVIEAESDYFDE, translated from the coding sequence ATGTCAGTGTCAAAGGAGGTTATACGGTCGTGTTTGCTGTATGAGTTCAAATTGGGCAGCAACGCTGCAGAAGCTGCTCGAAAAATATGCTCGGCGTTTGGACAAGTATCGGTGAGTGAGCGCACAGCACGAAAGTGGTTCAGCCGATTCGCGTCAGAAGATGTGAGCCTCGAAGACAAGCCACGAGCTGGGCATCCATCAAGTGTCGATGAAGCCACGCTGAAAGAGGTAATCGAGCAGAATTTATGTCAAACCTGCCAGGGGCTTGCACAAAGGTTTGGAGTATGTGACGAAACCATTCGATTGCATCTGCATAACCTTGGGAAGACATGGAAGCTGAGCAAGTGGGTTCCGCACTCCTTGACTGAAGGGAAGCTCCAGCGTCTCACCATCTACGCATCATTGCTGTCACGTCACAAAAAAGCATCATTCCTGGAACGGATATTGACATGTGACGAGAAATGGGTGCTCTACGATAACCGGAAGAGAAAACATCATTGGTCGTCCCCTGGTTCGGTGTCATTGACCGCCAAACCCACCATTCATCAACAGAAGGTGATGCTGTGTGTCTGGTGGACCAGCGCTGGTATCATTCACTATGAATTTCTCGACAGTGGGACAACTATCACAGCCGAGGTCTACTCGTCACAGTTACAACGGGTTTCAGATGCACTGCGTCAAAAGCAGCCAGCACTGGTCAATAGGAAAGGAGTTCTCTTGCTTCAAGACAACGCCAGACCTCATACGGCGAAAACGACCAAGGAGGTGATCAACACACTTGGCTGGGAACTTCTCCCTCATCCGCCTTACTCCCCTGACATCTCCCCATCGGACTATCACCTGTTTTTGGCTATGGACAACCACCTACGGGATCAGCAGTTCCGAAACCGACAAGATGTCACGCAGGCTATCGACAGGTTTTACGACTCTAAAGACAAGAAGTTTTTCAAACACGGAATTGATAAGCTTGTAACTCGTTGGCAACATGTAATTGAAGCCGAGAGTGATTATTTTGATGAATAA
- the LOC105282455 gene encoding uncharacterized protein LOC105282455 translates to MTEILNIGDEPIFDDRIVKIETHTYNPFANTTFGHSDEIKIPIQQQDLYTLPHESYLYIEGKLTLRNGEHIGPRMVMGSNCVAFMFDEIRYELDGVEINRNRNVGTTSTIKNYTTLSPDRDVVLDNSGWDRYVGNIDGHFNFCVPLSMLLGFCKDYKRVVINARHELILIRSRDDKNSVLGDPEWEPVIDIFKIQWRMPHVLLNEVNKLSMLRALESGRYLTMGFRSWDLYEYPLLQSTTKHSWAIKTVTHLEKPRYVVFALQTGRKNVMSANITQFDTCKLTNVKLYLNSEFYPYDDLNVDFERNKYAVLYDMYSRFPRAYYNCSRAGPYLSPVNFVLQGPFVVIDCLRQNESVKSATVDVRLEFDCKENVPPFTTAYCLIIHDRVVEYSLLTNVVRRIT, encoded by the coding sequence ATGACCGAGATCCTCAACATCGGGGACGAACCGATCTTCGACGATCGCATCGTCAAGATCGAGACTCACACGTACAATCCGTTCGCCAACACGACATTCGGACACAGCGACGAGATAaaaatacccatacagcaacAGGATCTGTACACGCTGCCGCATGAAAGTTATCTGTACATCGAGGGAAAACTAACGTTGCGCAACGGAGAGCATATTGGGCCTCGTATGGTGATGGGAAGTAACTGCGTGGCGTTCATGTTCGATGAGATTCGCTACGAACTTGACGGCGTGGAGATTAATCGTAACAGAAACGTTGGAACGACTtcgacaataaaaaattatacaacatTATCACCCGACAGGGACGTAGTCCTGGATAATTCCGGTTGGGATAGGTACGTCGGTAATATAGATGGGCACTTTAATTTTTGTGTACCGCTCTCTATGTTACTGGGGTTTTGCAAGGATTACAAACGCGTGGTGATCAACGCTCGTCACGAACTGATTCTAATACGATCGCGCGACGATAAAAATAGTGTGCTGGGAGATCCCGAGTGGGAGCCTGTGATCGACATATTCAAGATACAATGGCGAATGCCGCACGTGTTACTGAACGAGGTAAATAAGCTGTCGATGCTGCGTGCTTTGGAGAGCGGACGATACCTCACCATGGGTTTTCGCTCGTGGGACTTGTACGAGTATCCGCTGTTACAGAGCACCACCAAGCATTCGTGGGCCATTAAGACCGTGACTCATCTTGAGAAGCCGCGATATGTCGTCTTTGCTCTGCAGACAGGCCGGAAGAACGTCATGTCCGCGAACATTACCCAATTCGACACCTGCAAACTAACCAACGTGAAACTGTATCTGAACTCGGAATTTTATCCATACGATGACCTGAATGTGGATTTCGAGAGGAACAAATACGCCGTCCTTTACGACATGTATTCACGTTTCCCTAGGGCTTATTACAACTGCAGTCGCGCCGGGCCATATTTGAGCCCTGTCAACTTTGTTTTACAAGGACCCTTCGTGGTTATCGATTGTTTGCGACAGAACGAGTCAGTCAAGAGCGCCACCGTGGACGTGCGATTGGAATTTGATTGCAAGGAGAATGTACCGCCATTTACAACGGCCTACTGTCTCATCATACACGATCGCGTGGTCGAATACAGCCTGTTGACCAACGTTGTACGCAGAATCACCTAA
- the LOC105282454 gene encoding uncharacterized protein LOC105282454 has product MRDQYDINKFVLDVVKSFEGTCFGASDDIVNETRIRISSSVHKFLMQRPRLNSIERYICRAGSLCRQFLKNSDDLLVTRADKGQVIVIMDRDRYMTQMKEMLGDEATYLKLNKDPTKRVANKINDLIKAWRNLGIIDEWTYKGLLNTSSNIPRCYGLPKVHKSGVPLRLIVSAVGGPTYNVASFLQRILSNSISKPKSYVRDSWSFVREVAGLTIELNESMVSFDVVSHFTNVPKELVMQAIERRWDQIMPTTKFTLVQFLHAIDIVLCSTSFVFDGQYYDQICGSPMGFPLSPILADIVLDDLETSCIQNLDFNVKIYRRYVDDVFTILPTDRVHDVLEIFNTYHPRLQFTVEVECGFSLNFLDTTIIRDNGNLITNWLDRFIRLGKDILSNYLKTNVVYRIDCEDCEVCYVGQTKRHLSVRVNEHKLNIKKRDDDLSVGSRHRIINDHNFDWSNVKILHQETHVRKREIAEMIFIRKQNNSINLQKDTECLPN; this is encoded by the exons ATGAGGGATCagtatgatataaataaatttgtgctTGACGTTGTTAAGAGCTTTGAAGGCACTTGCTTTGGTGCATCCGATGATATTGTTAACGAGACTCGTATTCGTATTTCGAGCTCTGTGCATAAGTTTTTGATGCAGCGGCCGCGGTTAAACTCTATTGAGCGTTACATTTGTAGAGCGGGTAGCTTATGCAGACAATTTCTGAAAAACAGTGACGACTTGTTGGTCACCAGGGCTGACAAGGGCCAGGTCATTGTTATAATGGATAGAGACCGTTATATGACGCAAATGAAAGAAATGCTTGGTGATGAGGCTACATATTTAAAGTTGAACAAAGATCCGACTAAGAGggttgcaaataaaattaatgatctAATTAAAGCGTGGCGTAACCTGGGTATTATTGACGAATGGACATATAAGGGTTTGCTAAATACCAGTAGTAACATACCACGGTGCTATGGACTACCAAAAGTCCACAAATCGGGTGTTCCGTTACGATTGATAGTTTCTGCTGTCGGTGGCCCCACGTACAATGTAGCCTCTTTCCTCCAACGCATTCTTTCTAATTCTATTTCCAAACCTAAATCGTATGTAAGAGACAGCTGGAGTTTTGTCCGTGAAGTCGCAGGCTTAACCATTGAACTGAATGAATCCATGGTATCATTTGACGTTGTTTCTCATTTCACCAATGTACCGAAGGAATTGGTTATGCAAGCCATTGAGAGAAGATGGGACCAGATAATGCCCACGACTAAATTCACTCTTGTCCAATTTTTACATGCGATTGACATTGTATTATGCTCAACTAGCTTCGTGTTTGACGGACAGTATTATGACCAGATTTGTGGTAGCCCTATGGGTTTCCCCCTATCACCGATTCTGGCTGATATCGTTCTAGATGACTTGGAGACTAGCTGCATTCAGAATCTTGATTTCAATGTCAAAATTTACCGTAGATACGTAGATGACGTATTCACTATCTTACCAACTGATAGGGTCCATGATGTGTTGGAAATCTTTAATACGTACCATCCGCGCTTGCAGTTTACCGTTGAGGTTGAATGCGGCTTTTCTCTTAATTTCCTAGACACTACAATTATTAGAGACAACGGGAACCTGATCACGAATTG GCTTGATAGATTCATCAGATTGGGTAAAGACATTCTCTCTAATTATTTGAAGACCAATGTTGTTTACCGGATTGATTGTGAGGATTGTGAGGTCTGCTACGTAGGTCAGACGAAGAGGCACCTTTCGGTGAGAGTTAATGAacataaattgaatataaagaAACGAGATGATGATTTGTCTGTTGGCAGCCGGCATAGAATTATCAATGACCATAATTTCGATTGGTCCAATGTTAAGATTCTGCATCAGGAGACACATGTTAGAAAACGCGAAATAGCTGAGATGATATTTATCCGTAAACAGAATAATTCCATAAATCTGCAGAAAGACACTGAGTGTCTGCCTA ATTAA